In Dryobates pubescens isolate bDryPub1 chromosome 8, bDryPub1.pri, whole genome shotgun sequence, a genomic segment contains:
- the NDUFB4 gene encoding NADH dehydrogenase [ubiquinone] 1 beta subcomplex subunit 4, whose protein sequence is MAAGPPPTAAQAYRPNRFVSLPAELDPETYDASPEKRRAEAERLAIRARLKRQYQLQLNNPKPPAVIEDPALLRWSYARTHNVYPTFRPTAKTSFFGAVYALGPLIFWAVLFKVDRDRREKRIQEGTYVRPFSVF, encoded by the exons ATGGCGGCGGGGCCGCCTCCCACCGCCGCCCAGGCGTACCGGCCCAACCGCTTCGTCTCGCTGCCGGCCGAGCTCGACCCCGAGACCTACGACGCGTCGCCGGAGAAGCGCCGTGCCGAGGCCGAGCGCTTGGCTATTCGCGCCCGCCTCAAGCGGCAGTACCAGCTGCAGCTTAACAACCCCAAGCCGCCGGCCGTCATC GAAGATCCTGCCTTGCTCCGCTGGAGCTATGCAAGGACGCACAACGTCTACCCGACTTTCCGCCCGACAGCCAAGACGTCCTTCTTTGGAGCTGTTTATGCTTTAGGCCCTCTCATTTTCTGGGCTGTTCTCTTCAAAGTTGATAGG GACCGCCGAGAGAAGCGTATCCAGGAAGGTACATACGTGCGACCATTCAGCGTATTTTAA